A genome region from Fervidobacterium thailandense includes the following:
- the mutL gene encoding DNA mismatch repair endonuclease MutL, with the protein MKEMKIKIKRLPDEVISKIAAGEVVTNPASVVKELVENSVDARASKIEIQIRNGGKSYIKVSDNGIGMSTEELTLAVQRYTTSKIETLEDIYKITSFGFRGEALASIAEVSRLLITSSNGEVSGKLEVVGGKVVRISEAFRERGTTVEVYDLFFNVPARRKFLSSEKVEARMVTEMVERFLVALPSVEFLYKIEDEVVYFAKPSRLSDRFSTVFPEVREFREFEEETSFGKVRGVISSPQYCRKNRTGQMFFVNGRFVLDSLLNSALERGYGESISHGGKPYAVIFLEISPDRVDVNIHPQKLQVKFSDAQGVYNEIIRVVRDQVRKFPGFTMFVERPTSDLSSDGRQVGRVDYADGTLSDIGATLREGATSVSEKSVVSRAPDSAGPWGDVPSTLERPIFKTVHSVNQLPYQAPYIFADVLSTVPANYLIVKERYVIFEDVDGLAIMDFHAAHERLIFEKLKTRQFSSSRLLIPVEIRLSKSMLDTLRNLERELEALGFEFSMENDLVKVTAIPSLVKVTEVKDILTELLDDYRLPFDKPETVLHALASKACKAAVKTGDKLTGAEIEQLLKEVRSRGFLTCPHGRPIVMKIKFSELDNFFGR; encoded by the coding sequence ATGAAGGAGATGAAGATAAAAATAAAGCGGCTACCTGACGAGGTGATTTCCAAAATAGCCGCCGGTGAGGTGGTGACGAATCCGGCATCGGTAGTTAAAGAACTGGTCGAGAACTCCGTGGACGCCCGGGCATCGAAAATCGAAATTCAAATTCGGAACGGCGGAAAATCCTACATCAAAGTCTCGGATAACGGGATTGGAATGTCCACGGAAGAACTCACACTTGCGGTGCAAAGATATACCACGAGCAAGATAGAGACCTTGGAGGATATCTACAAAATCACGTCTTTCGGTTTCAGGGGAGAAGCACTTGCCTCCATTGCAGAGGTAAGCCGACTGCTCATAACATCGTCAAATGGTGAAGTTTCTGGGAAGCTGGAAGTTGTTGGAGGAAAAGTGGTCAGAATTTCCGAGGCATTCAGAGAGCGTGGGACAACCGTCGAGGTGTACGACCTTTTTTTCAACGTACCGGCTCGTAGGAAGTTCCTCTCCTCTGAGAAGGTTGAAGCACGGATGGTAACTGAAATGGTCGAAAGATTTCTCGTGGCCCTTCCGTCGGTGGAGTTCTTGTACAAAATCGAAGACGAAGTGGTTTACTTTGCGAAACCTTCCAGACTTTCGGATAGGTTCTCGACCGTCTTTCCGGAGGTCCGTGAGTTCAGGGAATTCGAAGAGGAAACGAGTTTTGGTAAGGTGCGAGGAGTTATCTCATCACCTCAGTATTGCAGGAAGAACCGGACGGGGCAGATGTTCTTCGTGAACGGTCGGTTCGTTCTCGACTCGCTCCTTAACAGTGCACTCGAGCGCGGGTACGGTGAATCGATCTCCCACGGCGGAAAACCTTACGCGGTTATCTTTTTGGAAATCTCGCCGGACAGGGTCGACGTGAACATCCATCCCCAGAAGTTACAGGTCAAGTTCTCCGATGCCCAAGGTGTTTACAACGAAATCATCCGGGTTGTGCGGGACCAAGTTCGGAAATTTCCTGGTTTTACGATGTTCGTTGAACGTCCAACATCGGATTTAAGTTCTGACGGAAGACAAGTTGGCAGGGTTGATTATGCGGATGGGACCTTGAGCGACATCGGTGCGACGTTGAGGGAAGGTGCGACCTCGGTATCGGAGAAAAGTGTGGTTTCCAGGGCTCCGGATTCAGCTGGTCCGTGGGGTGATGTACCGAGTACTCTTGAGAGGCCCATTTTCAAAACTGTTCATTCTGTAAATCAATTACCGTATCAAGCACCTTATATTTTTGCAGACGTGCTCTCCACCGTTCCAGCGAACTATTTGATTGTCAAAGAACGGTACGTGATTTTCGAGGACGTGGATGGACTGGCAATCATGGATTTTCACGCGGCCCATGAGAGATTGATATTTGAAAAACTAAAAACACGTCAGTTTTCCAGCTCGCGGTTGTTGATTCCCGTGGAAATACGGCTATCCAAAAGTATGCTTGATACGTTACGCAACTTGGAGAGGGAACTGGAGGCGCTGGGTTTCGAGTTCTCGATGGAAAATGACCTTGTAAAGGTCACGGCTATCCCGTCTTTGGTAAAAGTCACCGAGGTTAAGGACATCCTGACTGAGTTGCTTGACGATTATCGGTTGCCCTTTGATAAACCAGAGACCGTACTTCATGCGCTCGCCTCGAAAGCTTGCAAAGCTGCCGTCAAAACTGGCGATAAACTAACCGGGGCAGAAATTGAGCAGTTACTCAAAGAAGTTAGATCCAGGGGCTTTCTCACATGTCCGCACGGAAGACCGATCGTTATGAAAATTAAGTTCTCCGAACTGGATAATTTCTTTGGAAGGTAG